GACATCATGGCACTTTCATGGCCACACGTCTACAGTGCACTCTGCTGCTGACCTGCCCACGGGTTTCACCACCTCTTGCCCACTGACTCGAtgtgttaagaaaaatattattaaaagttaTTAACAATTAAATTTTGgggaagacttttttctttttaacagctCTATGCTTCTCAAGACGACCAATGTCTAATGCCTTGTGCGTTATCTAACCTGGATGGGTCCACCGAATCCTTTGGCTTTTCAAACACGTGATCAAGTGTTCCCTACAGCGCCCATTCCCCTTTCCTGTAAAAGGTTACAGCAGGTCGGGGGCTTGTGGACAGATGCTGGCTTGGAGAATGCATACAGACACTAgggcttcctctctccccctccggATACAAAGCCGTATAACCAGTGTCCTGAGCTGGCCTGGCTAGAGTTCTGCTTGCCCACAGCGAGGCTGTTCTGGGGACTCGGTCAGATGTAGCTGACACAGCGGAGAAGCCCAGAGGTTCCTGTCTATACGAAGTCACAGAGGGAAACGACAGAAGTTCTAGGATGAAAGGGGCTGCAGCCTGGCAGCTTACACGCTGAAGTCAACGACAGCCATGTTTATCTAATCAGCAGTGTTTAAAACCATTTTGAATCAGTTCCTGGAAATAATTTTCTTACAGAAATTTGAATTCCTTGAATGTTTGGAGAACTGGTAACCTTGTCTGGAATTTCTGCAGGGCAGCAGCCGGGGCTCAGAGGGGTGGCTCTATTACACGGGCTGTGACACTGTGGCTTGCTACATCCCCCTCTACCACAAACCAGTGGGCGGCACTCGAAGGACCAGCTGAGTTCTGTGGCACCAGGGCTGCTCTAGTTGTGCCTTTCTGCGATGCTGACGATTCGGGCTTCATTTGGTAATGCCCCACTTCCTTGTGAAATGGATTCCTTTGTTGGCTGGCTGGCTCCAAGCGACATGTGGTTGCTTTGGTAGGTAATCTTAACATGCGATTCTACTTGTCCTTTACACTACACTGCAGACTCCAAAGGTACAATCACACTAATATTTATGTGCTTAAGTGTGAGGATGCTGAACACGTAAAGGGGCATGTGTGTCTATACAGAAATATGTATACTTCCATTTGGGCAAAAGTTAATTTGGTTCCACAGATACAAGTGCTGGCAGCATGGAGAATAAATGTAACAATTTGGTAAAACCTGTATAATTCTGACTTACAATATTACAAAGAGTGACTTTTTAAGTTATTGCTTTTTGATTACAGAATAAAGAGTTCATTATGTCGTTTCCTGTTCAAGTAGAAGCGACCAGAACCAGAAGTTCCCAACAGTCCATGCTCGAAGGTGGTTTGGAATGGAGATGTGATTTCACTCTGGTCAAGGATTGATGTGGGAAACTTGAGAATGACTTAATTTTTTCAAAAGTACAAGAAAATCAGCACCCCAACTGCTCAGTGCGCGGGAGGGTTTCTCAAGGGCTCAGTGACGCGCAAAGCTCGGCCTGACAGAGAGTTCACGCCCCTTTGGAAGGATTTGCACTCCACTTACGCAAACCTCGGGTCAGAACACAAAGCTGGAATCAACAGTCAGAGAGGATTAAGAGCAGTGTTTTTTGACATTCAGATTCAGAGGATCTCGGTTTCTGCAATAAATGCTCGGTCTTTCGTGTCTGCCGCAGTCGTTCATGCGGCAGTCTTATTTCAGGCACTTTTAAAGCATCTTCATCTGGAATAAAAATCTGCACGAACCGCTTCTGCATAACTTGAAATGAGTGCTGAGTGATTCTAGCTCCAAAGCCGACAGCAGATCACCGCCAACTTCTCCATCGCCAGATGCGGGTGACCGCGGAGCTTGAGATGTCTGTGAGGTCCCCTTCTAGCTCAGTACAAACAGGCGAGTCATAAAAACCCAGAGTACTCAGATTCTacttaaaaacaatacaaaaaggtAAATACACTGAATGTATTACACAGATGGCTGTGGCTActatcaaaataaataacatgatCCGACTCCAGGGTTTAACTCGGAACTCTTGAACGAAATCTGATGGAATGTCAAATGTGGAGACCCACTCCTAGGGACTAGCTGCTGGTAGGCACAAGTATCTCAACGTCCTTGCCGTTGGCCACCACGGCATTGGGAGAGCAGTTGCTGGCAAGGTCTTCTGTGGTGGTCAAGGAGGACGCCTGGGAATGAGTTTTGGTCATGGGAGTGGCAGCAGATTGGGATGGGGTGAGGCCAGGCTTTTTGGGTGGGATTGGTGGAGGGTTTCCTCTCTCGGCTCTTGGGATGGTTGGGGACTtgattcctggagacaggggGCTCAGAGGGCTGGATACTTTCCCTGGAGTAGGTGAATGGCTAGCATCACCTCTTGGGTTGGCAGTGCTGGCCAAGTTCCGGTAGTCTGTACCGAAGGGAGAGCTGTTGGGAGAGACTGGCTTGATTGGCCCCTGGTTAGTGAATCTGGACAGCACCTGTGTGACCGTGTTTCGGGCCAGCTGCTTGGCAGCAGAGTTGTCTAAAAGGGTAGGGGACAGGTCCCTGGATGGAGGGCTCTGCAGACCACTGGCCTGTTGATCTTGGTCTGCTTGGGACTGAAACTTGTGCCGAGCTGCGTGGAACCGCTGGTTGATTCCTACTTGGTAGGAAGACTGGTAGCCGGGGCTGCTGACCGACGACCCCAAGAGACGCTTGGTTAGAACTGGcgaagagcagggagaggaggtCAGGGAGGAGGAGGCGGTGCTGCTGGGAGACAGTGAGCTGCCACTGGAAGGGAGGTGACTTGGCATTGTGACCAGAGTCTCAGCTCCGACAGGACACCCGCCATTCTCCACCAGCTTCTCCTGGGCGGAGACCACAGATTTCTCCCGTGGAGGCCCTTGGTTTTCTGTGCTGCTGCCTGAGGTCAAGTCCCTGGTAGTTTGTATTTCCGGGTCACAGTGGCCATTGACTTTCGCGTAGGAGTGCGCAGGAGGGGAGGGACCAGGAAGAGCAGCGTCTGTCAGCTTGGTTAGGACGCTCCCGTGGCTTCTCTCCATCTGAACACTCTCTGTTTGGCAGAACACAGACACTAGCAGCGGGGGCTCTGTGGCTGTGCCCCTGGATGCAGTCGCTGGCCCTCTGCACTGCTCACTGGTGCCACTGCGCTGCTGGGCGGCCTCCAGGTCCCTCACAAGCTTCTTTAAGTCTTCAATCTCGTCTTTCAGGGCTCTGGTCCGGTTCACCTCTCGATTCAGTTTGGCTCTCAACTGCTCCCTCTCGATATCAAACTCAGACAACTGCTTCTCCACCTGGGCCTCCGTCTGCAGGCCCCGTTTCCTCTCAGCCGCCAGTTCTTCCTCCAGCTTACTCGCCCggctcctctccttctccagttTGAGGCTCAGCTCTCCGGCCTTCTGCCCCTCCTCAGCTGCCTTGCTGGTGGCCTTCTTACACTCAAGCACCagcatggaggagagctgcttgtgGCGGGAGCGCTCCTCTTCCAACTGACTAGACagctttttttgttctttttcaaattttttcacTTGGGACTTTTCGAATtccaactaggaaaaaaaaaagtcaccacaCATCTTGATTAGAGCAGGGAAACCAAAGATGTCCTGGAGTCATGATCACGGGGAGTGCCCTCGCTAGCTGCACTCTGGGGCATGGTGCTAGCCTGTACGCCATGGCGCTTAGGTTAATTAGTATTTCTGAAGTCTGAAGACATCCCACACAGAACCCCCACACACTATGATCTAATCTTTGCTTGATGACTTGGGAGGCATTTGAGTTCCTAACTGCCTCAGGGTGAGCAGCGGGAATATGATGCTCCATTGTGTTTTAGGTATGTGGGGAGAACACAGAAGCAGCCAAAACAAATACAGAACATATGCAAGCTAGATCTGGGGATGGAGGCCACTGAAAATCAAACTTAAAGTTCCAGCAATCATTTTCTCTgatctaaaaaaggaaaaagaacaaacttTAGTAGCTGCACTTAAATCCTCATTCAttagacaaggtcttactctgcTTACTCTGAGAgtggctttgaacttgaaatcctccttccaactgctaggattagaggcatgcaccaccatccaTGGATCTACCTCAGTGTAGTTTGTCTAATATTATCACATAGACACTGAATGAGCAGGAACAGGGTAAGTCAtgatcatatttaaaataaaatttaaagagtgtgagttcaaggctggcatggtctacatagtgagaccatgtctaaaGAACTGAAAACAGCACCGCATACTACAGGAATAAAGGGTTGTTTCGTGTCCTGCAATCTTTGCTTCAGGTACACTGAATTGTGACAGGCCACACTGTTACTGTAGATcaggcaacaacaaaaaactctgagaatttttaaatataaaaaaataaaccatgaaaaaaaaaaaaaaactctgagaatCAGAGACCTCTGAAGTATGCCACGGATGACAGCTCCACTAAGTGCTCTATGTTGGTTTAGCTTCTAAGACTGTGTGTTCTTGTGGGTGTCGTAGgggttatgtgtatgagtgcgaGTGTCACTGCAGACGAAAAGGAGGGCATCAtacccccagagctggagttacagtggatgtgggggaccaaacccaggtcctctgcaaaagcagcgtGTGCTCTTAACACTAgggagctgagccatctccccaaccccaagtaacctatgtttaaaaaaagaagacgTTTTGGAAACAGACATGATAAACACAGAACATCCTATCTTCTCTCTGAAGACTTATAATGTAATATTGCACACTGAAAATGAACCTAAAAGTTATTCTAAGCAAATGCCATCACGCTCTTTCTTCCTGAGTTACCTGTTGCGTcagcctctccctctctttctccagcaTGTAGGTGACATCATCTCCTTCTGCGGTGTCCtgcgcatgcctctgcctctcttcttcaaGGTCAAGGATCACCTgtaaaggatttaaaaatatttactttcaaaTATCAAGTAATCACACTTATATCACTTAGCACTTGAGGAGGGTTCCAGattaaataataagcaaatgaaaTCTAGCCAGGGCCGTCCAGGAGCATGCTGTCTAGCAGGGTGAAAGACACGCAAGTTATGTGCTAGAAAACAAGCTATTCACTTTGCTGAAGCATGTGCAGAAGAATgcaagcagagacaagagagtgACTAATTAGCTGTGAGGCTCAGAAGGTTTGAGGACCAGCAGAAGTCTGGGAAATCATATGCAGTTTGGAATGACTAGGGACCTGCTGGGGtggggtgtgcgtgtgtatgtgtatgtgtgtgtgtgtgagagagagagagagtgagagagagagagagagagagacagagacagagagagagagaccttacaAGGCTAAGGTATTACTCTCAATGCTGTCATTGGAGGTACCAAAATGGGAATCTgaaattaaacatcttaaatgggACATCTTGTGCCTTACTTAACTAAGAATACTTATTTTTGTATACCCAGATAAGACAGGAAAGGCTCCTACTTCATCCTACGTGCAGAAGGCCCAATTACTGGAATCCTAAGTGatgatttttcagaaaactcTAATGACTTGTCCATTTATCCTGCGGAAGGATCCAAACCCACACCACGTCCTGGATAGGAATGTATCACTCAGTAGCCTCCCTCCGCTTCCGGAGTGGCTCAGCCCAGCCCTCCGGGCTCCGCACCGTCAGCTGCCTCAATGATCGTTTCTCAAGACTTCGGCTCATAGGAATTCTTaggaatgaaaaaagaagaatttcTATGACATGGAACTCCATTTTAAAACGAAAAACCAAGCACGGGgtcacatgcctataatctcaggattcagaaggcggaggcaggaggattgctatgactGTGAAATCAGTCCGGTCTATacagagagttccaagccagccagagataAACAGGGAGATttggtctcaaaaataagtaaaaaataaaaacatagtaggatttgagctttaaaaaaatctagtttttaaatttaataggAAGGTTTTGGTTAAACCTTTTTGGTAGCCAGGGTTTACCTAGCCTCGCTTTTGAGAGCCTTTAAAATTAccaaaagaaggggctggagagacggctcaggttagaagcattgactgctcttcaagaggtcccgagttcaattcccagcaaccacatggtggctcacaaccatctataatgagatctagtgccctcttctggcatgcaggcatacatgcagacagaacactgtatacataataaaataattctttaaaaaaattacagaaaggaataaaagaaactaAAGTCTCAGAGACAAGAGTGGGTTTAATAGGggagaaagctttttaaaagactcattttatttatttatgtgtgagaCTGTATGAGTGTGGTTGCCCACGGTGGCCAGAGACATCGGAGTCCATGGAGCTgcggttacaggtggttgtgaactgcccgaTGTGGGTGTGTTAGGAGCTGGACCTGGGCCCTCGGCCATCTCTCAGGCCCAGACAAGTTTTAATGACATTCTGAAGTGGGAAAAGAGCAATCTTCAGACTCCCAAAGAGCTGGGACCTGGAAGTAGCAGGGGCTTCAGGGAGGCTGGTTTCAGAGCCTGGATTTTCAGACGATTAGGAAGACTCTCCCTTAAACTAGGTATGGAAAGCAtctatctgtaaccccagtgcttgggagcTAGAGTTGAAGGTCCTCTTTACCTCCATAAATGAGCTCAAACCTCGTGAGGGCTACACTAACCCACAGATCCACGTGGGGGCTGGGCAAGGGAAGAGGTGACTAAGGAACTCTGCTTCCATTACAAGCAGTGTGAGCGCATTATCGCTGTGTGGATCCCAATCTTTCCAGAGGTGAAGGGTTAGTTAACAGCCACACCACAGCGAAGGGCAGACACTGGGAACCTTCCGTGAATTCGGACTATAAGCTTCCTCTTACTATAGACCTCGAAGAGCTAATTGATTTCTGGCAAACTAAGTGCCCTACTTGTTTAACATTCCCAAGAGCAGATAGGTATTCTGTTGGGTAGGTGATGCAACCTTCCCACATGGCATGGTGATACActgagagctggaggccagcctgggttaaagaagaccctgtctcaagaaaccaaacaaaacaggcaaattacttgttttcaaaaatttaataCTACTTACAACACTTTACACTGAAACAGCATACTAGggaattttcagttatttttaactttctcctctctccagtcACATAGACCTGAAACTATACTACACCTTCCACGACACTATGCCATTTGGAACAGTTCAGTCACTTCCTGAATGAAGTGGGAATAAGGCCTGCCCACCACTCGAGGATCTGATGAAGATTCTTTTAGTTCATGTGAAAGTCCCAACTTAGGCCACATTTCAACACACTGCCAGAAATGTTCTAGATGATTCTAGGTTAGACTCAAAGGTTTTAGGCAACTTTTGGAATTTaactaaaagtagaaaaaatacacTTTCCATAAAAATGCATACACTTCTGATATCTTATGTATTTCAGGGGATATATGTGGCCTACCCATGACCTATCCTTTGgactcaatgaaaaaaaaaaaacaaagactgacAGGCAAGAAGACCCAGCCTGGAGACAACTCATCAGATATGGATGAGCAGTGAGCTCTTGTGGAGAGAACTATGGGAACAAACTAATGTCTATTAAGTTTGAAGTTGCTGACCTCATTTTTCTGGTTAAAATGTCTCCTACAGAACACTGTTGATGCCTATCTTTGTAGGTCCAAATCTAAACTGGTATACCCACACTAAAACTCTAAAGATGAAGCACGCAGGGAGCACCGGCTTGCCCTTCTTTCTGAGCTATCAGACAGAACAGAGTGCCTGCCCTCCACCCAGTATAGGAAAAGCTTAAAAGCAATAGGAGCTGTTCATGGCTTCACAAGCATGCGATGAAATACAAAACCAGAATGGATGGAACAATCTCCACTCCTGCATGGTTGCAATCAGGGAGATTTATCCTCTTTCTTCCCTAAATACTCTTTATTTATCACTCAAGTAAGCAAACGGAGAATGCTCTGTTCAGCTACAAGCTAGTCAAACACTCGCTTCTTGCCAAAGTGTGGAAGATGGAGATCTGGAAACGAGATGCACCAAGTGTTCTGGAGTGCCACACAGGAGGGAGGGGTGTCTCCTGCAGGACGTCTGCCCAGCCTTCAACTGAACCCGTGCAATCATCTGTGCTCCTTTCCTGTGTCACTGAAGGACCTTTCTATACCTAGAAGGTCCCCTGCCCCATCAGAGTCCCATGAAACCTGGTGGCGGACAGGATAGGAGGCATTATTTACAGAGGTCTCTGAGGATTCCTGAAGCACACACCTGCCCATGGGCAAGCCTACCTTTCGGTGCCTGCTCTCGGCAGCAGCCAGCTGGGACAGCATGCGCTCCTGCATGTTCTTACATTGCTTCATCACCACCTTAAGGATAGAGAGGGGGTTTGTGCACACTGGCTGCTTCTCactatcatttttttcctttagtgttTCAAAATCTCTCTGAAGAGCCATTAGTGGGTCACTGATGTTATATTTTCCATAGCGTTCTTCAATGAAAGTATCTCTGTGTTGGGCCTGGgaataagaaagaacaaagaacaagacAAAATCATCAGAGTGAGAACTGTGCTATAATCAGGACGTATTAAAAGTGGAAACACTAGTGGAAGCCCGACTACAAACCAGGAGGAGCCACAGAAAGACAGGCAACTAACTGCATGCAGAAGGTGAGCGGTGTGATAACACGAACAAGCAAATGATTACAGGGAGCCGGCCTGGTATCAGACATTATCCAAAGCAGGTACGGCCATATTAACTCAGGCACTTTTTTTAGATGATTGTTAATCATCTCCATTTTGCCGATGAGAAAACCATTACAAACAGGCTGGTTACCCAGCTAGCCTGCCTCCAAAGTCCCTGACTTGAAGCAGGCTCACTGCCTCTGCATGCGTCTGTCCATGTTATCTTCAGGTTTATCCCATCTTTCTTCTGTTAAAGTACTATACATGATAACTTTATAGTTTATAACTTAGAGACAACAGGGTGCCAGCAGGAGTGCAGCGGATGCAAGTCTGGACATAGGAGAGGGAGTCCAGGACTCCTTGGGATCTGTAGAGAACTTGACTGCACTGTTGatgggacgggggggggggggggggcttgcacAACCACAGCTGAAGACAGAAACCCCTTCTGCCTGCCACTAAATTCTACCCCTTTTCAATCTCCCATCAGCCTCTAGCTCCCTTAGTCTTTTCTGTTCCCCTCAGCAGGCAGACATCTAAGGATAACAAGTGCTTGGAAAGACACTTCCGTGTCCTTCTTGTGCTACTGCTGCTCGGGGCAGCTTTAAGAATTACATGGGGGAGACAACAAGCACTATGTGTAGGCAGACAGAGGGGCACCAGCATTTTCTACAgcggctaggcatggtggcaaatccttttaaccccagcacttaggaagcaaaggcaggtggatctctttgagtttaaagccagcatgAGCGAcatcctgagaccctgtctcaaaaacaacaaaagcaacaacaagcGAGCTCTTAAGAACACCCGGAGGATGTGTGTGGTAGCACGGCCTATAACCCTAGCATCCGAGGCCCAGATGGGGAGATCCTGAACTGGAGGTCGGTttgggctatacagcaagaccttgtcaaaAACAAGCTGTCCTGCCGCCACAAGACTGGAGTAGTTCAATGATATTTAcatgatagaaacagaaatttaattaaattgaaaatattctttctttttaaaaatccccacATGTACCGGTACATGGAGGTCCATAGCTGGCGAggaggttggtcttgaattctggctggatttacaggcatgaaccatcacACCAGGCCTAAAACCAAAGTCCTCCcaccttctttcattttctttattctttctctttcctctcagtCTGAGGATCTAACCTAGTCTCCTATAGCTCCTGTCCGGGCCACGCTTCCTATAGTAACCATGGCTCCATCATCAGTGTGATAAATGGACGACCACCATCACTGAGATTGATTTGGCAgggcaaaagaaataaaataag
The genomic region above belongs to Arvicola amphibius chromosome 14, mArvAmp1.2, whole genome shotgun sequence and contains:
- the Cttnbp2nl gene encoding CTTNBP2 N-terminal-like protein → MNLEKLSKPELLTLFSILEGELEARDLVIEALKAQHRDTFIEERYGKYNISDPLMALQRDFETLKEKNDSEKQPVCTNPLSILKVVMKQCKNMQERMLSQLAAAESRHRKVILDLEEERQRHAQDTAEGDDVTYMLEKERERLTQQLEFEKSQVKKFEKEQKKLSSQLEEERSRHKQLSSMLVLECKKATSKAAEEGQKAGELSLKLEKERSRASKLEEELAAERKRGLQTEAQVEKQLSEFDIEREQLRAKLNREVNRTRALKDEIEDLKKLVRDLEAAQQRSGTSEQCRGPATASRGTATEPPLLVSVFCQTESVQMERSHGSVLTKLTDAALPGPSPPAHSYAKVNGHCDPEIQTTRDLTSGSSTENQGPPREKSVVSAQEKLVENGGCPVGAETLVTMPSHLPSSGSSLSPSSTASSSLTSSPCSSPVLTKRLLGSSVSSPGYQSSYQVGINQRFHAARHKFQSQADQDQQASGLQSPPSRDLSPTLLDNSAAKQLARNTVTQVLSRFTNQGPIKPVSPNSSPFGTDYRNLASTANPRGDASHSPTPGKVSSPLSPLSPGIKSPTIPRAERGNPPPIPPKKPGLTPSQSAATPMTKTHSQASSLTTTEDLASNCSPNAVVANGKDVEILVPTSS